The Pelodiscus sinensis isolate JC-2024 chromosome 32, ASM4963464v1, whole genome shotgun sequence genomic sequence ggctgtcctgcttgcccgggcgcgggcggctgctgcaggcggtgtggtgcgccctgcagtccccggtgctgcagctgtggtgcaagaagaccagcggtcaattaccccaggggcccaggtgtgtgaaacccagctcccctctgcaaggccagggcccctgcaggatccccagctgctgctccgtagtgggcaaggcccaggcgcacggtcccggggctccctctcgccccagccccccgtacacataaggggaacacgagggtactcacaggtggacgcctccccggcctctgatgatgcaggcgagcggctctgtggggtgcctcgggggtcccgggtcctgggaaggctggcggcaggctcctggctctcagagccctcttcctcctcctcggtgtccaggagcggtccctctgccccggggtcaatcacgtcccggggggcagggacggcatgaggccccaggatgcggtccagggcatggaagtgggggcaggcctccgggtcagcccctggcaggcaggcccgggagtaggactgccgcaagtctttaatcttgcagcgcacctgctcccggctgcgctggtggcccctggcggccaggctggcagccatgcgtccgtagacggccgcgttccggtggctagtgcggagatcgtggacatttgaggcttccccccaaacctcgatgaggtccacgatctccgcacttgaccaggcgggcgcccgccttttgcgcccccgggcaggctcccgggagccgccaggctggtcgtggggagcagtggagggctgggagccctcggatggctggctcatcctgtggcaggtgcaggctgtgcaggcacgggtgctggcagccttgcaactggcacaaagtgagtagccagcccgtggccctttaagggctccggggccgggaggggggcaatagagtttccctggtgttggccagagtggccaccagggaaacctgggaagccttagcctcccactagttcgaactaaagggctacacagcccttagttcgaactagctagttcgaactaggcgttagtcctcgtaaaatgaggtttacctagttcgaactaagcgctccgctagttcgattcaaattcgaactagcgaagcgctagtgtagcgcataggaaagttagttcgaactaacgtccgttagttcgaactaactttctagtgtagacatacccagggtgaggTAACACACAGAGGCGTTAGTGGCTGTAGCCCAGGGCCCCAGGCTAAATGGCTCACAAAAACCCCTGCACTTTAGCTGGGCGGGAGATCTTTGGAaagccgctcccctcccccccctccccagagctccccCTGCTATCTGGTGTCCCTGCAGGGCACTTCCATGAGTTAATATATTTGGATTGCCTGGAAATGTAACGGTAACCCTGAATTTTCTGGGTTTAAAATGCTTGTTTCTGGGATCACTACAAAATCCCTGGAATACATTTTATCCAACATTGTGCCCTCCACCTTCACTTCATCTGAAATGTCGTTGTGAGGGGGTTTGCACACTGGTACTTTTGTATGATTTTGCAACCTGATTTTTAATTCTTGCTGGTATGAGAGTGGGGTTTTGGTAGTAACTGACCTGATATATAGAAAGTTATTGATTTCCTTTCTTCGTCCAGGTGTGTGTTCCTCATAGAACAGGACAAACTCTTGTGTGAATTTTCCATTATAACAAtagaattttttgttttaaagaaatcaCCGTCCTCTTCAGACTTTGTTTCAGTGGATGCAGATAAAGGCTGCCCCTTGGGATCTCTCCAGAGCACCTGGGGCTGTGGGTACCATCCGGCCGACTGGCACACCACTCGGATCCCTCCGTCCTGGTGACCCTCGACAGAGATGTGAGGTGCGGAGCCTAGAGCTGGAATGAATCAGTGTGAAATGAAATGAGCCTACAACCGAGTGTATAAACGTCCACATTTCCAATAAAATGATTGAACGCACTTTACTGCTGATGTTCATCGAAAGAGGAAATTTGACTTAATGTAACTATCATGGCCCAGAGGCTGCAGCTGTACGAAAAGCTCCTGGTGGCCACATCTGAGAAATGCTGCTTTAAATACGCTtgagttgaggaaacgttctcTCTTCACTTCTGTCCCAGCACAGACCAGATATCTGCTCTGAAGAGAACCGTGCTGGGAACAAAGTCATCCTGGGACCGGCAGAAGCCTGCTGTGGATTTTCAGAGTATGTTCATATAATGTTTTATAGCAGAGTAAGTAATGCTCGGGTATGAACAGTTGCAGAATGTTCCCGAGTATGAAAACGAAAAGATAAAGTAACAAAAAAGTGAGGAGAGGCCTGTTTGAAGTCAGGCTGGCCCTGTGCTGACAGGGAACGGGAGCTGACATGGACATGGGAGGCTAAAACATACATATAAAAAACAAAACGGTATCAATCAGTTTGTATCTGAAAGGGAGGTTGAAGCGGTGTTGTCCATTGCTGGATGTGACAGTGATGGATCACCCAGTGTTCTTCCCACTCGTGAGTGTTTGATCACTACTTGCTGAGTGTTTTGCCTTAAGAGTTGTTAGATCCAACTGCTGCTAAGTGCGTCTCAACCCAACAACATAGGACCATACACGGGGGGATGGGTGAAGGGTGTGAACTCACCCCCCATGGTCCTTCATGGTTCACCATGGGGCTGATTCTGGCTGTCTTAGGGAATTGCCCCAGTCTCCCTTACCCCTGTTCCAGCTATCCAGGGAAGGACTGGGCCAcagagggtgggaagggaagtCAGCAGCTCCTCCCACAGATCACCCTCCCtcagaaattcctgcgtatggGCCTGCAAATGAACTGTGTAACTGAAAATGTCTTAGAAAATTCCTGCCTCTCTTTCCCTGTGGCCCAATGACTGTTCGATTGTTTATGAATATGTAAATAGCcattgggccagagagagagagagagagagcatagcgtggggcagggccagattaTCCATACAGCACAATAGGCCTAGTGTTTAGGGCCTACAAAAAATTTAAAGCCTAAAAAAATGAATAATTGACTTGAAAATAAGGAAAGAAAACTGCTGAATCCAACTTAATAATTTGCTCTCTTTAGTCAACAAACAACACACGGGTGTACCATTAACTGTAGGCATGCAGGCGATCCAGCATTTCTGCCTTAGATAGTTATACAAAATCTAATTTAAAGGCCTATGATTATGAGCGTTCCTAGGGGCTACAAAgatcttaatctggccctggtgcAGGGGATTGGGTACACCCGTGGGAGGTGGGAAAACTCATGTCCCACTGCTGTTTCAGTGGCTATTTAATTACTTAGCAGATTGATAAATAATTAATGATTAATTAGAATGGGAGATAGTCCTTGGGTATCCCACCTCTGGTGCTATAACCACAGGATTACAGagtctccccttctctccctggcATAAAGATGAACTAATTTAATGACTGTTTTGAGGACCCCAAGGGCACCTAAGTTTTTGACTGACGTgtggagttaggtgcctaactacTTTTGTGGGTCTGAGTCCAAGAGCCTTCTAAAGAGAGACGACAGACCCGTGTTACTGACCTGCGACCTTCAATTCCAGTACAGCTTCCTCCTGAAAGTCACCATCCTGAACAGAGCAGTGGTACTGTCCTTCGTCAGAGGGCCTGACATTGATAATTCCCAATTCAACGTTCCCATCTgtgatgctgtctttcaaaagttCTGTCCGGCCGTGATACTCGGGCATCTGCTGCCCAAACTCATCCTTCCCGCACTGGTACAGGTGCACGAAGGGAGTGAACTCACGTCGAAACCATCTCACCTCCATGTGCTCTGCGTTCATTCCGGGGGACAGGCTACAGGGTAACTTGatgccctcccccaccacagctgTGACAGGATGAGCTGGTCCATTCACTGCGAACTGGGCTGTGAATTGCACCAGGGGGCAGAAAAGACAAAACATAAAAGGGGATTTAATGTAAAGTGAATCAGTTAGTCTCACGAGGTTCTAATTTGCATCTGGGGGCtggcagtggtgtgtgtgtgtgcaggagtcggGGTTGGGGAAGGTGAGGAAcggctgtgggcaggggactctgtgtgtgtgtgtgtgagtgtgtgtgtgggtgggtgggcagggagggcaAAGGGAAGAACCTCCCTCCCCAGAGATTTGTACCATGACTGCTTGTCCttccccctcctgtccctgccagGGAGTAATGCCAAAGTGCGTATCTCGTCTtcgccctgcgctccccagccagagtgagggatgcagcaaactgggcactttcccctcactccctgagaaAGGGGAAGAGCCGGGGGCAGAGGGGTAACCTGCCTCTTTACCACCCCCTCCCCGGGACAGGAGGTGAACCCTGTGGCTGCCCCTCAGCACTCTGGGACTGCTCTGGCCAAGGGCCGTGACTGCCAATGGGGAGCAGACTTAGGGCAGGAGGTCCTGCCCCTACCAGGCCCCAGTGGAAGCCAACCCCCACCTCCGTAGGAGCAGCCGCAGAGCAGGAGGCACAGTTCCAGCCTGCCCCCTCGGCAAGCATGACGAGGGGTGGGCAGACCACAGGGTGGGGCGTGCGAAAGGGACATTTGTTTTGCTGGACTTAAGACCCTGAGGGGAAGGCGCATCACCCGACCTGCTTGGGGTGGGGCTGTCACTCATGGTTTGTATTTAAGAGCctctctgtggtgttttcccaaactAACCCCACGTCACTTCCCGCCTTTTGATTAAAAGTGTCTTTtccacactcagactcagtgTGTGCGAGGGGGGAGTGCTGCTCCCAGAGGCACCTAGgagtggtgtgtgaatttccccggttactgggtgggggctggagtcAGTTCTGTGCTGGATGGTTGGGGAAGAGTCCCTAGATATCGAACCCAGCCCTGGCAGAAGGGTAACACTTACAGCTGGGCTAAGGGAAAGCCGGCATTCCCAGGGCAGTGTGACTGAGATTTGAAATTCAACCCCTAACAGAGTTTCACCCGGCTCATAACAATGACTGTTTGTTTGCACTGGAGCTGATACACTGAGCAGTTGGTGCTGTTTTTCCTTTCTGTTTGTGTCAAATAGTGACTCAGGGAGGTTGAATAGATCAAAGCAAGTAAATCAATCCTGTAAGATGCAGAAGCAGCCACGGACATTCCTACCTGATTCCAGCCTGTGCACGTAATATGTGAGGAAGAAAACGATGAAATGAGGCAGAGAGGATCTCGCTCTGGAGCTGTCATAGACGGAGAGAATTTTCATCTCTCCCTGAGACAATCCCGAtggtgggagagaagagagaaaacaacaacaaaaagtaacAGTCACAGTGATTTCAGACAACCTGGGCTCAGGGAACACAGACGCTTCTGAGCGGGATACATTCATGGCCACGCAGAAGGAGGCCTGACATGCAACTTCAGTGCATTTCCCTGCTTCTGATTAACACATTCACTTTGGATGCTGTCTCCAATCAACTCCGGCATTTCATGAAATACTCTTCGCACCAGGGGGCAGAaccccctttgttttaagaaaACCCATAAAACCAGACAGACGCGGGCGCCTAGTGACTGGTGAGCAGAGCCGTCCATTTTCATCCAGTCTGCAGCTGATGCCTGCCACACACCCCTTCTACTGGGCCACCAGCCCACCTCACCTTCTCAGCTCTGTGTATTGTCCGTGTGGGGGCTAACATGTGGACACCCCGAATGGCTATTCTCtcagacaaaaagaaaaacaataattCACTGAAAAACCTCTCAATAGCAGAGATAAAGTCAATGTGTGGACTCCAGTATCAGGACAAGTGTGGCTGTTGGAACACTTGGCGTATCTGTTCTGTAAATAAAGACATTGACACCAACAATCGATTTGCTCTGTATCACCAATTTCCTCATGGAAACATCTGTTGTGTGCTGCCTAGAGAGGGCCGTGTGCTGCCCAATATCCAACAAGGCCTAAATGAAGAGTGAAAAACTTCTCAAAAGAGAGTAAAGTGAGATCTGGGGTTTCCCAGAGAGGACTAGCAGATAACTGGGGACTGGAAGCTCTGATCTGATAACACGGTAACTGGTTAAAAACATGTTATAATGATTTTTCGATAAAAATGAGTTTCAGAAAAGCATTACCATTCATTTTCTTATGAGTTGaatgtttctgtttttttcttgAGGATCATTTCAATGAGAAAAGAGACATTTCTCATTGATTCAACATGGGAATCCTAGCCAAgtaaattgaaaatattttattaactcCCTTTCTTGTTCTTGCTAGGAACATCCTCCCCCTCCTGAAAGTGGAAATAAATAGATTATAGATTTATTTCCATAATATTTGATTAAAATAGAAAAGtctgtaaaatatttaaaacaaaaataatttaaaatttttatttcagGACATGGATTCCATTTGTTGACTAGCTTTAACTTGATGGATTTCTCCAGGTATCTCCCTTCCAATGGGTGCTCACACAGTAGAAGATACTTGTCGATCAGGGTATAAAATGCCTCTTTTTTAAATTACTTGTATCCAACAGTACAACTGAACTGAGATCTCTTTTAGGCACGTGCTTGGCTCCTTCTTGTGTCAGAAGGGGAACAGGATGAATTTTCTGTTTGGCCCTATTGTGGAAATAATTGTTTCCTTTTTCCCACTTAAAAGTATCAGAAACAAACGACTGTCAAATGAACAGGCAGAAAGGCAGACTGATTGCAGCTGGGTGAGGCACCGTACGTCTCTGCCAGTATTTTAAATAGAGGAAGTTACTTTGTGATAAATTTCCCTCAGACACCGCTgagaacaggatcaggcccagtggTCTAGAATGAAACACAACCACCCTGGGTGGGGGGCAAATCGATgtctggctggggaaggcaggccccTCCCACCCAAGGACCTGCCTTTCCATGCCACCTGGCCATTGGCTCCAACCCTGCACCTCCCATTATGGCTGCTGGCCCTCTCCAAGGTTAGCAGTAACACCCCCCCCACTTCAGTGCTGGGCAGATGTGCAGCCCCatttccccccaacacacacaccgaCAGCACCAAGCAACCCCAGTCCCACCACGATCCCCCCAGCTCCAggccgggagcagctgggcagccatgtTGCTCCAGCGCAGCTCTGTTGGAGTAGCCAGGCAGTAATGCGGCCCTCCTCCCTGGTCGTTTTGGGAAGGCAACACCTCCCCTTGCCTTTGTCACCCAGAGCCCATGGAAGCCACAAGAGAAACAAACGACTAATTCCGCCTGAGTCTTAAATCCCGATTTCCGTGGCTAGGAAAGCGATCGGAACCGCACCGGCGTATAAATCATTTTCAGTGTCCCTGTGATGTGAGGGTCACAGAAAGAGTAAAACAAATCTCAGGGGATTATTGAACCTTTGGTTCAATAATCTGATGAAGCAACACACAGCGTACGTGAGGGGCTAGAacagggtttcccagcctatgggtcatatttcaaaagggtcatcaagtgtctccccaggtggctctgcccctccccctcgccccatatttgaattgccctgggtcaccaaatcTTCCTGAATAGTTAACaggggtccccatctggaaaaggttggaacCGCTGCCTAGAAGGGTCATTGTGAAGCAAAATTAACCCACCTGATGAATCCTTTAGAGAACTGTTCCAGTCTGCAGGGTGGGATCAAACTTCACTCGTTCTGCTGCAGTGACTGACACTCCAAGTCATTATTTCAGTGCATCCCCCTGCACAGCCAAGCCCCTGGCTACAGAACAGCTGCGGAGTTCTCCGGTCTCACGGCTTTTCCTCACCCTTTTCACACGCCATTTCCATCCCTTCCAAAGGGATTTCTGTGCCTGCCGCCTGCAGCCCAGGCGAGAGGGAAAGCAAAAGTGCAGTGGCACAGGCAGGCTGTGCAAAGGGGCAGTTATCTCACTCGCTATCATGGGAAGAGGTTGGAGGCGTCTCTTAAAGACACAGCCACGGCCCTGCTGTGCTAAGGCTCCATGCCAGGCCCGCAGACTCTGGCCTTCAGGCCCAGTAATAATGGGGAAGAGATTTTTCTGCTGTTTGTTCTGTGGGGGACAAGTGGAGGCTTTGAGCATGTCCTGGAGTCCCTGTGGCCGGCAGAGACCTACGTGGCCTGTTCTGCTTCGGGTCCAGGCCATAGGGCTTGGGTTGTCAGCCAGCAGGGACCCCAAAGCTTTCAACAACCAGGTGGCGGGGCCCCCGCAGTTCCAACCCATagcagacagggcaggggggatCCGAGTTCCCAGCTGCTGTGGGCGAAGGTCAGAGGATTGGTAGAGAAGTCccacaggcagctcccagccaccagccatggcagggaccccagagccctcactcccAATTTTGTCCATTTTTTAGTGAAAGTCACAGACAGGTCACGGGCTTCGCGGGTTCCGTTTGCTTTTCTCACGGCCCATGGCCTGTCTGCGACTGTCTCTCAAAATAAGTTGTGACAAAATCTGAGCCTTGCTAAGGAGACCCTTGGATGTGCGAGCAGGGGAGTCGGCCTTGCTGAGACTGGTAGTAGGATACTGGGTACAGGGGCTTAGCAGGCTCAGACCTTTGCCAGTCGGTGTCTTTCTCCATACAGATGGGCACAGTGAGGAAGACGttgcttgagaacttattagGGGTTTGTTTAAGAATattcactttggctacgtctacattggcccctattacggaataggcatgcaaatgtagcactttggaagaggcaaatccacggggggatttaaatatcccccgcggcctttacattttcatggctgccgcttttttccggcttggagataagccggagaaaagcgtccagactggcgcgatcctccggaataaagccctattccggaggatctcttattcctatttgcaagtaagctgaaactgatcagcagcccCTTCCCAGGTAATGTGTTACTTTTGCTTTGCAGCTTTTTGCCAAGAAGGAAGCACATTCACCTGTTGGGAACACACAAAGATTCCCTTTCAAAAGTGCAAGGAAAGCTCTGGGGGAAAAGCTGCTGCTATTTCATAGATACAACCAGCACTTTGCAACTTGGTAATTAACATTTTAAGTGACGATTTCACTTCATTGCCACAAACCACAGGAGGTCTGATCACACCTGAAGTGTGTGAAAGCTTCTCAGAAGGATTTATCAGGTAGGTTATTTTGACTAAGTGTCTCCTTAGTTCCCCTCCTATATAGTGCTTTTTGCTTGGAAATATTCTAGCAACAAAGATTAAATAACTCTGTGATAATTTTGTCTTGCTCTTTCTGTAAACACCACTTCAGCAGTGCATTCAAAGTGATTTATTTTTTAGATTACTTTCCTAGAAATATAATTCCAGCTCTGTGCAGCATGTTGATTTAGTAATTTGTTTCTTTTGCAGCTGTGTTTTATTCAAGAACCCTGGCCTGATCCAGTTCTCAGGGATACCGGAAGGAGATTTATAACAAATTAATTTCTTATATTTAGGATGCAGAAGATTGAATTTGATACAATCATCATTAGTCTAGTATTTTGCCTGTTGACATTGGTTTTCTCCCACTGATATTTAATCAAAcattattaaaacaattttttgtcttttttttttttcagatttcattgttttcttttctctttttcctttttagcaagaatcggggggggggggttaaaatattttcatttcaatttgATTAGAAATCTCCTTTAGCATAACTTTAgtgaaaaattgaaacatttaaattgtaggaaaatctatttctaaTATTTTTAACATTCATTTTCTAGTGAAAAGGCATTTGTGGTCAAACATtttgatgaagcaaaatgcaggacaatgtagcacttcaaagactaacaagatggtttattagatgatgagctttcgtgggccagacccacttcctcagatcaaatagtggaagaaagtagtcacaaccatatataccaaaggatacaattaaaaaaatgaacaaatatgaaaaggacaaatcacattgcagaacaggagggggatgcggggggggggggggggggaggaaggaaggtaagtgtctgtgaattgattatattagaggtagggagagtgggatgtttgtgagttaatggtattagaggtgataattggggaaactatcttggtaatgggtgagatagttcaaatgtttgttgagtcctttttggaaagtgtcgaattttaacatgaatgacagttcagaggattccctttcaagtgcagatgtaaaaggtctttgtagcagaatgcaggtggttaagtcattgagagtgtgtcctttctggttaaaatggcaagaaactgttttctctttgtgatcttgtctgatatctgttttgtgggcattaatcctttggcgaagtgtctgagatgtttgtccaatgtacatagcagacagacactttcggcacatgatagcatagattatatttctggatgcgcaggaatatgtgttcttgatcttataactcacttggttaggtccaataatggtatcagcagaatgaatatgtggacaaagctggcaacggggtttgttgcaagggaaggtaccagggttggtattagtgtggtatgtcctgtggtggttggtaagaatcatctggaggttaggtggttgtctataggagactatgggtctgtctcccagagcctctttgagtatggtatcagTTACAGTGTTGTCAGGTCACACATTCCTATTGTGAGCTTTGGTATTTTATTGTAAATCTCACTTTATCTGCTAATTTTCCAAAAACTCCAGCTCTCTtgttttaagagcaggtgagaacCTCAGATGTCATTGAAGACAAAGTAAATGTTTATCCCTCACATTTGCAGAGAAAAGTTTAGGAATCTGACCTCAGGGCACTGTCAGGGGTCAAAAATCAAAAGGCAAAACATGAAAATCTAAAATCTATTATTAGTATTATAATTGTAAAGCTAATGATTTTTAAGTCAATTTCATATCTATTTTTGTACCTGaattatgattatttttattagtttcttttttatgaaaaaaaaatcaaaaaaatctTAAAGAACATGGTAATCAGAATGATTCAGTTCAATTCACTAATATAGATAAGAAGCATATTGGTTTTAAATACAAAGCAAGTTTCTAACTTTTCCCCTTAATTATCCAGAACAGTGATagtaggttttttttattttaattagaaaaaagttttaattttttaaaatgaattccaATTTCCATCCAAATACAGCTTgaggtaaacttaaaaaaactcTCTGGGTAATAATGGAGAATGACATTTCTTCTTatacaaaatattaaaattaagatTCTGAATAAATTATACAGCATGTGTGTATTTTCCTGGTTAGAAAGGATGACCAAATTTAGTGTAAAATCTACATTCATTTGTAAATCAACATATTTTAATGATTAACAACCAATGAGAATCCCtgtttctttaggaaaataattaaaaactgcAGATAttaaaactgatttatttaaatcaatgtttCCTGCTTGCTGGTTTCAGTCATGATTAGAATTGCTGATTTAATTCACCTTGATTTACAGGACAGCTGCcccgaaccatcctatggacggaATTGTACCTGAGACTCCCTCATCCCTGGCactgctctgcccagccagctcCAGTCTCAAATTTGGCTCCACTGAGACCCACAAAATTCCTTCCAAATCCAGAGGGCACCTCACTTCCCTTGGTGCTGGCAGCCGGGCTTTTCAGTGTACAATCTCCCATTGGCTCCCGTGTCTCTGCGTCTGGGCAGGTAAcgctgctgcctccctcctgaACAATTCACAGACTGGAAGGAGAGAGGtcgaggcctggcctggcctgagtGTGGACCCAGCCAAGAGGCCTGCTAAGAGATGCCCGCCCAGCTCAGGTCTCTTTTGGACTCCAAGCAAAGAAGGTGCCTGACGTatggggctgggcagagccttGCCAGGGACAGGGAAGTCTCAGGTTCAATTCCCCTGCTTTCTGGCCGAGGGGTGACAGAATTTCAACTGGGGTCTTCCACTAATCAGCTGTGTGCTCTGGCCTCTCACCTGTGGGGCTCTTCTGAGCCGTTCCTCGGTTcagggcagctgtccagggctctgtgctttgGGGGCCCCTCAGGGACCAGGGTAGCCTGGGGGATTACTGGGGCGCTTGCATCAGGGTTCAtgcccacccagcctgctccactcagCCATCTCCCAACCGTCCTCAGCTATGGGTGAGCTGCCACCTGGGATTTACAGGCATTTCTGGCATCTTGTCAGTCCCAACTTTTGTACAGTGGGGCTGCAGGATCTCCAGcatcaggagctgctgccacagggCAGAGAGCATCAGGCTGCCCAAAAAAAtgggctctctggctgtgtctgcccagcagcgttattctgaaatagatttgaaataatgggcttcttgcTCTGAGTCCCATCATCCTCAgtgtgtgaggagtaagggaagtgggaggcagAGGGCTCTGTCTTGGAAGCACTGCTGTGTATGCAGCGCCCAAAGCCGAAACGAGCTATTTCGATGTAAGCGACGCAATTGGCCTAGCTCAGCTTGCCTGGCTTATTCCAGTTTAGCtgtgcagtgcagatgtgccctCTGTGACTGCTGGAAGTGGAGACCTTCTCTGTTCAGGCTCTCAGCTCTTACCCAGGCCTTAGCTCAGGCTATGTCCAGATTGCAGGCTTCTAGACATGGGGTCCAGTGGACATGGGGTCCAGCCAAGCCGGGACTCCGGATctaggcaagggtggggaacaggtcctgaTGCCTGCCCCAGCGGcagaattccaggctgaggtgcaggcagacctctccttgcagaggctgagggaccaggctggcctctgtgcagctcagcccctgg encodes the following:
- the LOC142823157 gene encoding uncharacterized protein LOC142823157, translating into MSQPSEGSQPSTAPHDQPGGSREPARGRKRRAPAWSSAEIVDLIEVWGEASNVHDLRTSHRNAAVYGRMAASLAARGHQRSREQVRCKIKDLRQSYSRACLPGADPEACPHFHALDRILGPHAVPAPRDVIDPGAEGPLLDTEEEEEGSESQEPAASLPRTRDPRGTPQSRSPASSEAGEASTSAAPGTAGRTTPPAAAARARASRTARNQEDYQRRHLRFLDRQLRLQDHWVQEDLRLRQRSLEALEEQGRALRGHLQSLLDRFPFPPPPAPPLAPPLAPPAPPLAPPLAPPAPPLAPPLAPPAPPAPPASAPASAPASSTPPVLSAPPSTTIPHRRPRTRSVARRERHPDSHP
- the LOC112545391 gene encoding butyrophilin subfamily 1 member A1-like isoform X1, which translates into the protein MNVSRSEASVFPEPRLSEITVTVTFCCCFLSSLPPSGLSQGEMKILSVYDSSRARSSLPHFIVFFLTYYVHRLESAQFAVNGPAHPVTAVVGEGIKLPCSLSPGMNAEHMEVRWFRREFTPFVHLYQCGKDEFGQQMPEYHGRTELLKDSITDGNVELGIINVRPSDEGQYHCSVQDGDFQEEAVLELKVAALGSAPHISVEGHQDGGIRVVCQSAGWYPQPQVLWRDPKGQPLSASTETKSEEDGDFFKTKNSIVIMENSHKSLSCSMRNTHLDEERKSITFYISDSFFPRASPWMVGWNVTLVILLPFVCLASFLFRVRGKHLDTISKICTELEWRRALHDAANVTLDPDTAHPQLILSEDGKRVRQVRTRQPPPDIPERFDYWCCVLGLEGFTSGRHYWEVEVGGGLWAVGVARESVSRKGEISLSPKGGIWAVGQWGDEFEALTDPHTALLLSPPSRIRVCLDCDRGQVTFIDAGTEASIFTFPPGSLPGERIRPWVWVWGTKTLQLFP